CAAAGAGATCGTCGACGAGGAGTTCCTGACGGTCTCGGAGACGAAGGAGCTGCTCGCCGACATCGAAGCCGAACGTGCGATGGACGAGGATCGCGAGCTGCGCTACGAGCTCGCGCGAGCGATCGAACACGCGAACCGATTCGCCGTCCTCGAGCCCGAGGAGGCCCAGACGCTCGTCGACGACCTGCTGGACATCGAGAAGGTTGACGAGCCGACGGCCTACAAGATCGCTAACCTGCTGCCACAGGACCGGGACGAACTCCGGTCGGTGTACGCACAGCAGCGGTACTCGCTGTCGGGGGACGAACTCGACGAGATTCTCAACGTCGTCGCGCAGTACGCCTGAGACGGTCGGCCGGAACGATATCGGCGTCTCAAGGGTGCGGATCGCCCGAAACCCTTCGTTGTCCGGTCGCCTGAAAGCGAGCCGACTCTTTAAGTACGCCGTCACCGTATTGTAAACCAATGAGCGAAGCCGATGGCGACGAGACGGACGTTCGGCGCGCGGTTGTGTTGGACTACCTCGCACACGGTCTGTCGGACGACGGCCGACCGCAGTACGCAAAGTCACCGGCAGGCTACGCTGTCGGCATCGATGACTTCCAGCTCTATCAGGTCGCGTTCGACGAGGACGAGCGGCTCACGATCGGCAGCGAAGTCGTCGTCGAACCGCCGGCCGAACGCGACATCGTTACCGAGTGTCACCGCGTCGAGTACGAGGACCTCTCCTCAGGTGCCCAGTCGGAACTCGAGTACGTCGTTGCCGACCTCGTCGAGGAGAACGAAGAGCGGTTCGTCGACTTCTACAACGATGCCCAGCCGATCACGCTGCGACTACACCAGCTAAACCTGCTGCCGGGGATCGGCAAGAAGCTCCGCAACGGCATCTTAGACGAGCGAAAGCGCAAACCCTTCGAGAGTTTCGAGGAGCTGTCCGATCGCGTCTCCGGGCTCCACGACCCCGATGAAATCCTCGTCGATCGCATTCTCGAGGAACTGCGCGACGACGACCTGAAGTATCAGACGTTCGTGGGTCGGCGCGAACAGGAACAGAACCAGTAGCGCGGCTCGCTCGAATGTGGTCGCGAGTTTTCCCCGCTTTCCGTCAATGAGAGAGAGAGAGCGCGCGGACTTTTTTGCGAGTGATTCGAGCGACCGTCGGAAGCGAGAACCCGTAGCGAAAGGGGACTGCGAGACGGTGCGTTTACACCTGCCCCAGCCAAAGCGCCGGCAATGAGAGATCCAGACGGACTGATCGCCCGGGCCGGCGTCCGCGGCGATCCGGACCGCGACCAGCACTTCCTCGTCGACGATCGCGTGCTGGACCGGCTGCCGACCTATCTCGAGGAGATCGATGCCGATACGAGCCACCTGCTCGAGATTGGCGGCGGAACGGGCGCGCTGACTGACCGGTTGCTTGCGGTCGGCGATGAGGTGACCGTCGTCGAGCGCGACCGCGAACTCGCCGCGTTCCTGCGCGAGGAGTTCGCCGAGGAGATCGACGCCGGCGAGTTAACCGTGATCGAGGGCGATGCTCTCGAGGTCGAACTCCCCGACTTCTCGGCGTCGGTGTCGAACCTTCCCTACGGCGTCTCGAGCGAGATCGCGTTCCGGCTGTTTCCAGAAAAGAAACCGCTCATTTTGATGTTTCAACAGGAGTTCGCCGAGCGGATGGTCGCAGAGTCGGGAACGAGCGAGTACGGTCGGCTCTCGGTCTCGAGTCAGCACTACGCGGATATCGAACTCGTCGAGTCGATTCCCAAGGAAGCGTTTTCGCCGCCGCCGGCGGTCCAGAGCGCGGTGATTCGAGCGATTCCGCGCGATCCCGATTACGCGGTCGAGGATGAGGAGTTCTTCCTGCGGTTCGTCAAGGCGCTGTTCACCCAGCGCCGGAAGACGATCCGCAACGCGATCCGGAACACGGCGCACATTTCCGGGCTTGCGGAGCCTGAAGCGGTCGTCGATGCGGCGGACGAGGACGTGCTGAGAAAGCGGGCCGGTGCGATGGCTCCGGCTGAGTTCGCCGCGCTGGCCCAGCTTGCGAGAGACGTCGGCGAGCCTACTGACGGCTGATCCCGACCGCCGGCAAGGCGGGTCGGCCGCTCCGCTCGAGTCGTGTAGGTATACCGCGGAGAACGACCCAACCAACGGATACTCAAAGCTGCGCGGACGACGAACTCGAGAGACGAACGCATGCTCGGATTCCTGACGCGGCTCAACTGGCTGTCGGAGCTGTTCCCAACGACGCCGCTAAAACTCGCGGTGTCGTTCGTCGCAGTCGGACTCATTGTCGCCGTGTTGCTCGCCTATCAGCGGGTTCATGCATGGATGGCCGAGCGAGTGAGGCCGCTGTACGCCGATGTCGTTTCGATGGCCCTTCTCATCAGCGCGTGTGCGGTCAGTACCGCCGTCGTCACGGGCGTTTGGGGTCGAACCGACGAGATCCAGCAGCTCTATCTGGACGACCCGAGCGGAAACACCGTTCCGCGCGCGATCTTTTCGTTCATTCTGCTCGTGCTGACGGTCATCGTGGCGCGGTTCGTCCGCCGGGTAATCGAGGAGGTGATGGACTCGACTGCGGTTGTCACCGAACACCAGCGGCAGGTCACCCACCGCCTCTCGCAGGTCATCATCTGGTCGGTCTCGCTCGTCGTCATTTTAGGCATCTGGATCGAAGATCTCGGCAGCCTGCTCGTCGGGGCCGGCTTCCTCGGGATCGTCCTCGGGATGGCCGCCAGGCAGACGCTCGGAACCGTGCTCGCGGGGTTCGTCCTGATGTTCGCCCGCCCCTTCGAGATCGGTGATTGGATCGAAATCGAGGACGACGAGGGGATCGTCACCGACATCTCGATCATCAACACGCGTATCCGGTCGTTCGACGGGGAGTACATCATGATCCCCAACGACGTCATCGCCTCGAGCATGGTGACCAATCGCTCGAAGCGGGGCCGACTGCGACTCGAGGTCGAGGTTGGCGTCGACTACGGAACCGACGTGGAACGGGCTGCCGACCTCGTGGAGGACGCACTCGACGACATAGACGAGGTGCTGTCCGCGCCGTCGCCGCAGGTGGTTGGCAAGTCCTTCGGTGACTCTGCGGTCCTGCTCGGTGTGCGGTTCTGGATCGACAAACCGAGCGCCAGACGCTACTGGACGGCCCGGACCGCTGCGATCGATGCGATCAAGCGAGCCTTCGAAGCCGAAGACATCAAAATCCCGTTCCCACAGCGCGAACTCTCCGGGCGGGCCGAGACAGGCGGGTTCCGGATCGCCGACGAGGGAACGACGACATCGTCCGAAGATACCGACGGCAAATCACGAGAACACCGCATGACGACACTGGAGAAAGACGAATGACGCTCGAGGATCGACGCGACGAGGAACCGGACGTCTACCAGCCCGCCGAGGACTCTCACCTGCTGGCCGAGGCGGCCTGCGAGCGCCTTTCGGGGGGCGAGACGGTCCTCGAGGTCGGCACCGGGTCGGGCTACGTCGCCAAACAAATCGCCGATGAGACGGACGTTCGCGTCATTGCATCGGATCTGAACCCCCACGCCGTCCGCCAGGCCAGCGCCGAGGGCGTCGAGACGGTAC
This genomic stretch from Natrinema sp. SYSU A 869 harbors:
- a CDS encoding RNA polymerase Rpb4 family protein, which codes for MTIFKEIVDEEFLTVSETKELLADIEAERAMDEDRELRYELARAIEHANRFAVLEPEEAQTLVDDLLDIEKVDEPTAYKIANLLPQDRDELRSVYAQQRYSLSGDELDEILNVVAQYA
- a CDS encoding DUF655 domain-containing protein, which encodes MSEADGDETDVRRAVVLDYLAHGLSDDGRPQYAKSPAGYAVGIDDFQLYQVAFDEDERLTIGSEVVVEPPAERDIVTECHRVEYEDLSSGAQSELEYVVADLVEENEERFVDFYNDAQPITLRLHQLNLLPGIGKKLRNGILDERKRKPFESFEELSDRVSGLHDPDEILVDRILEELRDDDLKYQTFVGRREQEQNQ
- a CDS encoding 16S ribosomal RNA methyltransferase A, which gives rise to MRDPDGLIARAGVRGDPDRDQHFLVDDRVLDRLPTYLEEIDADTSHLLEIGGGTGALTDRLLAVGDEVTVVERDRELAAFLREEFAEEIDAGELTVIEGDALEVELPDFSASVSNLPYGVSSEIAFRLFPEKKPLILMFQQEFAERMVAESGTSEYGRLSVSSQHYADIELVESIPKEAFSPPPAVQSAVIRAIPRDPDYAVEDEEFFLRFVKALFTQRRKTIRNAIRNTAHISGLAEPEAVVDAADEDVLRKRAGAMAPAEFAALAQLARDVGEPTDG
- a CDS encoding mechanosensitive ion channel family protein, with amino-acid sequence MLGFLTRLNWLSELFPTTPLKLAVSFVAVGLIVAVLLAYQRVHAWMAERVRPLYADVVSMALLISACAVSTAVVTGVWGRTDEIQQLYLDDPSGNTVPRAIFSFILLVLTVIVARFVRRVIEEVMDSTAVVTEHQRQVTHRLSQVIIWSVSLVVILGIWIEDLGSLLVGAGFLGIVLGMAARQTLGTVLAGFVLMFARPFEIGDWIEIEDDEGIVTDISIINTRIRSFDGEYIMIPNDVIASSMVTNRSKRGRLRLEVEVGVDYGTDVERAADLVEDALDDIDEVLSAPSPQVVGKSFGDSAVLLGVRFWIDKPSARRYWTARTAAIDAIKRAFEAEDIKIPFPQRELSGRAETGGFRIADEGTTTSSEDTDGKSREHRMTTLEKDE